A single region of the Oryzias melastigma strain HK-1 linkage group LG23, ASM292280v2, whole genome shotgun sequence genome encodes:
- the ndufa12 gene encoding NADH dehydrogenase [ubiquinone] 1 alpha subcomplex subunit 12, with protein MAEYANLVRRALGQIGGHGGVRGLLLQLFRVNDVKTGTLIGVDKYGNKYYEDRKHYFFGRHRWVIYTTEMNGKRTLWEVDGSMVPAEWHRWLHCMTDDPPTTHPPEPKKFLAEIHQFNVSGTPQQYVPYPTTRKKIHEWVPPKAGAQ; from the exons ATGGCGGAGTATGCTAACCTGGTCCGAAGGGCTTTGGGCCAAATAGGAGGTCACGGAGGAGTCCGAGGACTTCTCCTTCAGCTCTTCAG AGTAAATGATGTGAAAACGGGCACTTTGATTGGTGTGGACAAATATGGAAACAAATACTATGAAGATAGAAAGCATTACTTCTTTG gTCGTCACCGCTGGGTGATCTACACCACAGAGATGAACGGGAAGAGGACACTGTGGGAGGTGGACGGCAGCATGGTTCCTGCTGAATG GCATCGTTGGCTGCACTGCATGACCGATGACCCGCCCACCACTCACCCTCCAGAGCCCAAGAAATTCCTGGCTGAGATCCACCAGTTCAACGTGAGCGGAACCCCACAGCAGTACGTGCCGTACCCCACCACGCGCAAGAAGATCCACGAGTGGGTTCCCCCCAAAGCTGGAGCCCAGTGA